CCACAGGCGGTTTCGTCGGCACTGACAGTTACTTGAGTTATACAGCGTTATCGGATGGTACGTACTATATTCTTGTCTCAAGTTCCAGTACCGGGTTACCATCTGATGCCAATGACCCCACCAGTGGAAACGGGGTTGGGACTGCTTCCAGTGCAGAAGGTGACTACCATCTGACCATTGGCTTGAATGCAACCGACGTGGACTACTATTCTGTCGATCTGGAAGCGGGAGACATCCTGGGTGCCAACGTGTTTGGTGCCGGACAAATCGTTTCCCTGTACCAGCCTGACGGGACGCCGATCATGCGGTCCTCGCAATATATGACTGGTTTATATCCTGAAGACAGTCCGTTGCCCGGTGATGGGAATGCTGCGGCCTCCTTTGTCGCGCCGACTGCTGGAACTTACTTTATCTCAGTCAGTGGTAATGAGGGATTCTACGATCTTGAATTAAGAGCATTTCGCCCTGTACTGGAAACACAACCAGAAGATTCCGGAGCGGTTCAGACTCTGTATATCGACTTTGATGGTGCAGAAGTAGATCCATCGATCTTCTATGATTCACTCTCTTCCAGAACAGCCACTCTGTCTTCCATGGACGCATTCCTCAGCAATTGGGAACTCTCAGATACCGATGAAGATGTAAAAAATGCGGTCATTGATGCCATCATGGCCACCATTAAAGAGAACTTTGCTGACATTGGAGCAAATGGAAACAATGGTGAATACTTTGATCCGGACACCGATGCTGTCATCGGTACCCCAGGTGATTATGGCATTCGGATTTTGAACAGCCGTGATAATCCGGGACTGGATGAATTTAATACCCCCCATTTCACACGCGTTATCGTGGGTGGTACGATCAATGAGCTGGGAATCGGCACACTTGGGATCGCGGAATCCATTGATGTCGGTAATTTTGATACGACTGAAACAGCTGTGGTACTGCTTGATCAACTCAGCAGCACAGATCCAGGTAATCAATTCTCCTTGAATAACGTCCCCCGAAATTTTGACACAACGATGACCGAACTGATCGGGGTGGCAATTGGGAACATTGTTTCACATGAAGCAGGGCATTTGTTCGGCTTATTTCATACAGGCATCGGCTTCAATAGTTCCCCCCAACTTGCTGATCATGGAGGATTCACTGATGTAATAGGCCTTTCCTTTGGCATCGCAAATATCATTGGCATCGGCAATGATGGCATTTTCGGCACTGCTGATGATACTACTGATGTAGACTTCGGAACAGATCTCCTGACCTCACCATTCTCTGGTACGCAGGACAGTATCAACACGCTGGCATTTGGTTTATCGACGGCTGCGAACTATGGTCTGGATTTCGGCGATGCTCCCTCTAACTACCCGACACTGCTGGACGACCCGAACTATGTTGAAGGTGGTGCCCGTCACACCCTCGGAGGAGGACTGACTCTGGGCGCCTCGGTCGACTATGAAGTCGACGGCCAAACCAGTCTCGATGCTTTGGGAGATGGAGCCGATGAAAACGGCGTGACCTTCCTGGATGCTCGTGGTAACGAGACCACAAGTATTGCTGCCGGTGATGTGAATGGTAGAATCAGGGTCAACGTTTCAGGGTCAGGCTACCTGCAGGGCTGGATCGACTTTAACCGGGATGGCGTCTGGGATGTCAGCGAACAGATTTTTGTAGATGAGTTCGTCACAGATGGCGATAATCCCCTTTCATTTACGGTTCCAACAGGATCTGACTTCGTCGTCGGAGAAACCTATGCCCGCTTCCGTTTAAGTTCAGTGGCTGGTATCGGCGTAGCGGGACTGGCACCGGATGGGGAAGTCGAAGATTACCAGATCACTCTGACTGAAGCTCGCGATGGTGAGATCGTCTTTGATGCTGTAGAATACGAAGCCGGTAATCTTATCAAAATCACAGTGACCGATGGCGACCTGTTTGGTGCTGGTACAGTGAATGTCACTGTCACATCCTCTGGCGGCGATTCGGAAACCGTTGTCCTGACCGAAACCGTTTCTGGCAAATTTGAGGGTAGCATTCAATCGTCACCGGGTACACTCGTTGTTGGAAACGGTATACTCGAAGTCGTGTTCGGCGAAACGATTACCGCTGCCTACGCAGACGCTGACTCTGGAGAAGGCCAGCCAGGTAATTTCCTGGATGAATTTATACCGGCAGGGTTATTAAACGGTCCACGTGGATTGATTTTCATGTCAAACCCCAATGGGGACGAAAACCTCTTTGTCAGCAATGGATATGAAAATTCGGATGGTACAGACCATACGGTAAAGCGATTCGATGGTGAAACCGGAAATTTCATTGATGATTACATCAAATCAGGAGGGGTGGACGTTCCGAATGGTCTGGTTTTTGATGCTGATTATCTCTATGTAACCAGTTCAGGCTCTGGAGAAGTTCTCCGCTACGACCGATTTCTCGATGATACACTGAATGGAGTATTTATTGGCGCTCATACTGTGTATCCAGATGGGACAGAGCCATTGGTACCCGTAGTAGCGCCATTATCTAAACCTGGTTCCATTGTCAGGAACCCCACTAGTGGTGGTAACTTCTATGTTGCCGACATTGGCTTCACAAAAGGACGTGTTTTAGAATTTGGGTCTGACGGTAGCTTTATCAAAGAATTAGTGACAAGAACAGAACTTAATTCTCGCACTCCTTCAGGCTTAGCCTTTGATGAAGCCAATAATACGCTATTTGTCTCCATCTTGGAGAGCAATGAAATACTGCGATTTGATCTAGACGGTAATGAGATAGAAAATACAAATGGCGGCGCCTTTATACCTGCAGGAACAAACGGCCTGGCAAATCCTCGGGGATTAGCGATCGGGCCTGACGGAAATCTCTATGTTGCCAATGGTACCACAGAAGGTATTCTGCGATTTGACATGACCGGTAGCCCGGTTGAATCTGGCAATTATACTTTCGGAAAGACTATCCAACTTCCATATAGTTTGACTTTCGGTCCGGATAACAACCTGTATGTTGTCGATTCCGACCTGGGAACCGTCTTGAGATTTGCAGGTCCCGACGGAACAGAAACTCCAATAATCAAAACTATAACCGCAGATATCGTAGCTGAATTTGTCGACTTTGGTGATGCTCCGGAATCTTTCCCGAACCTGGCGGTTGATCCGAACGGCGAAGGGGCACAACATGCCATCAACGATAACGGTCTGCACCTGGGTGCTAACGTCTCAGATGATTTGGCTGATCCTGATCAGGAATCACCGGGGGCAGAGCTGGACACCTACGACGATGGAATCCTGTTGAGCCCGATCGTGGCAGGTGACAATGCTGCAACCGTCACGATTATCTCTTCCGGTAGCGGTTTCATTGATGCCTGGATCGACTTGAATAACGATGGTGACTGGAATGATCCATACGAAAAAATCCTCACAAGATACGCAGTCGTTGCGGGAGTAAATGCTGTTTCATTTGACATCTCCCACGCCGAGGTCGTTACCTCTACTGACACAACTCAGGTAGCCGCCCGGTTTCGATTAAGTTCGGCAGGCGGATTATCAGCAACGGGTAAGGCAGCCGATGGTGAAGTGGAAGACTATCTGGTCTCGGTGATACCTCAAAATTCCATTGATTTACTGGATAACGACCCGAATCGTCCGGGTAAGACAGCACTGTTCATCACAGGGACACTAGCTAATGATAATATCTTTCTCTCCCAGACCTACGGAACCAATATTATCATGGTCCGGATCAACGGCGTCAACAAGGGAGAATTCGCTCCTACGGGCGGTGTCTATATCTGGGGACTGGCTGGAGATGACACCATCACTGTCGACGACACCTTCTATAACCGGGAAACGATGATTTTTGGTGGTCTGGGGAATGATATCCTGCAGGGCGGCCGAGGAAATGATGTTCTCGTCGGCGGCGACGGACATGATACCCTGGAAGGCGGACCTGACGGATTCGATATTTTGATCGGCGGTAAAGGTTTAGACTATATCCGCGGCCATAACGAACAGCTTTACACAAACTACGGCTCGAATGGCGACATTCTGATTGGTGGTTCCACTGTTTACGATAACGGAATGACCCAGTTATTTGCTATTTACAAAGAATGGATTTCCGCTGATCCGTTCGGCGATCGCGTTAACAGTGTTCGTACCCGTGTGCAAAATACTGCCGCTGGTGTGAATAACATCAGACTCGACAGTACAACCGTCTTTGATGATGGTGAACTCGATCGGTTGTACGGAGCTGTGGCCCGTGGGGACGACTGGTTCCTGCTTGATCTGGGACTGGATATCAACAACGCCGGTGGTAACGATATTCGTGAGTAATTTCACTTGAACATCATCTGTCCCCTGAAGCATTAACACAAACAGCCTCTCTGAATTATTTCAGGAGGCTGTTTTTTTACTGACAAATCAAATCACCAGCGTTCGACCGGACCATTTGGTGTTTTAATCAATGCGGTCGGTACAGAAGATTCCCGCTCGCCGTGCCGCAGGCGAATCTGTTCGACGATGTCCTGAAACTCCCCGTCTGACTCCAGTCGCCGCAACCGGTCTTCCAGATCTTCCGGAATTCCCAGGCGGGCACCATACCAGGCGGCAAACTTGCGAATCAAGCGACAGCCAAACAGTTCATGCTGCTGAAACATCAAAGTGAAGTGGCGTTCCAAAAATTGAATCTGTTCTTCCCTGGTGGGCTCGGACACTGGTTCTTCACCTTGAACCACCTGGGAGATCTTACGAAAGATCCAGGGGTCCAGCATGGCTCCACGGCCGATTGACACCGCAGCACAGCCGGTCTGTTGACGCATGCGAAAAGCATCTTCCACGGTACAAACATCACCATTACCAATGACGGGAATGTGTTGAACGGCTTCGACCGTCTGCCTGATTCCCTCCAGATCCACGGTTCCTCCAAATCCCTGATTGCGGGTGCGTCCGTGAACTGTAATCGCCGCCACGCCCGCCTGCTCGAATTCGCGTGCCAAAAGCGGCGCGGTAATCGAATCACGATCCCAGCCCAGTCGCATTTTGACCGTCACTGGAATCGAGACCGCGTCAACGACTTCTGCCACCATCTGACAGGCTGCGTCGGGGCTACACATAATGCGGGCGCCACCTCCGTTGCCGTTAATCTTGGCCATCGGACACCCCATATTCAGATCGACGGCAGCATAACCATGCTGATCCAGCCAGCGGGCCGCGGCAACCAGCTCGGCAGTGACACCGCCAAAGATCTGAATCGTCAATGGTTGGTCGGCGGGAGAAGTCGTCAGCAGCGCCTTCGATTTGCGACTGCCTGACAGCAGATGAGAAGCGAGCACCAGATCCGTGGTGCAGAGTCCGACGCCCCCCAGTTCGCGGATAGCAACTCGGAACGCATGCTGCGTGTAACCCGCCAGAGGCGCCAGGAAATAACGTGAGGCGAGAACCCGATCCCCGATCTGGATTTCCGGAGCTTCCGTGGTACTCCACTGGATCATTGACATAAGCTGTTTTCGAATTTGTGATTTATACGGTTTGTGAACGATTCAACATTTCGAACACAGTTTCCAATGGCAATCCTACAACATTCGACAGGCTGCCTTCAATGCGGTTCACAAAAATACTCCCGGCTCCCTGAATCGCATACCCCCCTGCCTTGCCGCGCGACTCCTGTGTCGAAAGATACCAGTCCAGTCGCTCCCGCACATACTCCTGATCGTGAAAGGTCACCTCTGTTTCTGCGATCTGTATCGTCACCCGCTGCTGGTATCTCAGGCAGACACCCGTCAGTACCAGATGGGTTCTCCCTGCGTAGTCGTTCAGAAACCATTCCTTGACAGTTTCCTGCCAGGCAGATTCAACAGGAGGCTGTCCCAGCACAACCAGATCACCTGTTTCCCGTTTGACAACACCGATTGTATCTGCGGTTAAGATCGGAACCGAGGCGTCAGCCGGCCTCTGCTGAAAGACATCTTCATTTTTGGCAGTACAGATTGAGATCAGCTGCTGTTGTATCGCATCCCATTCGTGCAGCTGTTCAAATCCCGCTTCCTCCGGATCAGCGGGAGGCACAACTTCAATCTGAGTTTCTGGCAGAAGCTGTGTGAGCAGTTCTTTGCGGCGAGGCGAACGGGAACCGAGAATGATGCGAGACAAATTCATGCAGCTGTTTCTTTAAATCATATTACGAAAGAAAAATGAGAACAAGAATGGTAGCAATGACTCCCAGGATTCCCAGGGAGACCCACCAGCGAGGTCGCTCGCTGAACGGGTGAGTATTCACGCCTATATATTCTCCACAGACCGGGCAGGCAGGCGCTTCTTCATATACGTCTGCTCCGCAGTTGGGGCAGACGATGGTTGAAGTTTCCTCATCGAAGTCCGATTCGTCCGGGTAATCTGTATCATATTCTGATTCCCAGTCATCATTCACGTCCTGCTCCTTCACCCTGATATAAACCATCACGTCCTGAGAGTAATGTTCAGTAAACCAACACGATGCACCGTCTAAAATTCTACGCTGAACTCAAATAGTTAGCATTACACATTCAATCTGAAGAAAGTGAATTTTTCTGCGTGAGATTCGGTCCATTTTCGGTATTCAACACTGGAACGTCAGTGTGCAGAGTTGAAATCTGTTCTACAAGCCGCTTCCCGCTTCTTTCACATCGGTACTCATTGATATCGACTCCACGAAAGAGTACCAGAGTTCCCGCAGTTTATTATTTTGCAGGCATCCGTGCGTGCATTCTATTTTTAATCCGATAAACAATTTTAACGACTGGAGAGTCAAGATGCAGCCTCGGAGCAAATCCGCACTGGTCCACAGAACTGGTTTTACCCTGATTGAACTACTTGTTGTGATTGCCATTATTGCAATCCTGATTGCACTATTACTACCGGCGGTCCAACAGGCCCGGGAAGCCGCTCGACGCAGTACCTGCAAGAATAACGTGAAGCAGATGGGACTGGCGCTGCATAATTACCATGAAACGCATCGCAGTTTTCCTCCCGGCTGGGTGCAACCATCCACTTCAGCTTCCTGTCAGCCAAGTGTTACCAGTCCCAGCGGCTGTAAACCAGGCTGGGGCTGGGGAACCATGCTGCTCCCCTTCATTGATCAGGCCAACATGTATAATGCCTTGAATGTGAAGAGTACTCAACTGGTCGCCACTCCCTCTCCGGAATCAAAAACGACCATCCCTCTCTTCCGCTGTCCTTCCGACACTGGCAGCCAGCTGAATTCCGATCGAGGTGGCCATGCGACCTCCAACTACAAAACCATCTACGGCAGCCGCGGGACGGGCACATCGATTAACACCAGCCCGCATAATGCAGCCGGCGGTAACGGCTCTTTCTGGTCGAACAGTAATACTCGACTACGTGATCTCACCGATGGTGCCAGCAACACCGTGCTGATTGGCGAAACCGCACGGGGACGTGTGGGTTCGATCACTTACAATGGAGGCGTCTGGGTTGGTTACTACGATAATGGCAAAACAGCATCTGTCGTCTGGAAAACAGAAAACCATTCTGGCTCCCTCATAAACGGAACGTTGGCCTGGGCTTTCAGCAGTCAGCATACCGGCGGTGCCCACTTTCTGCTCGGCGATGGTGGCGTCCGCTTCCTGAGTGAGAATATCGACGGAACGACTTACGAAAACCTGGGAAAAATCAGCGACGGCAATGTGATCGGCGAATTTTAATTTCGGCGGATTTGAATCCACATAAAAACAAAAACTCCCCGATTCTGTTTGAACCGGGGAGTTTTTTTATGGATCCATTCTCAAATTATAGGATGAATTTGCTAAGGTCTTCATCTTCCACAATCGAATGCAGTTTCTGTTGAACATACGGCGCGTCGATCACAATCTTTTTCGTTTTGAGATCGGGTGCTTCAAAGCTGACTTCTTCCAGGAGACGTTCCAGAATGGTATGCAGACGGCGGGCACCAATATTCTGCGTCGTCTGATTCACTTGAAACGCAATTTTTGCCAGCTCTTCCAGACCATCCTGTTCGAATTTGATCTTCACGCCTTCGGTTTCCAGCAAAGCCTGATACTGCATCGTAATCGAACTGGTTGGCTCAGTCAGAATTCTGAGAAAATCATCTCGCGTCAGTTCCTGCAGTTCGACACGAATCGGAAAACGTCCCTGTAGTTCGGGCATCAGATCGGAAGGTTTCGTACGATGAAAGGCACCGGCTGCGATAAACAGCATATAGTCTGTTTTGACAGACCCACTGCGAGTCTGTACTGTGGTCCCTTCCACGATGGGCAGCAAGTCGCGCTGCACACCCTGGCGGCTCACATCGCCGCCTCGACTGCCACCTTCTTCTGAAGTACAGATCTTGTCAAGCTCATCGATAAAGACGATCCCGCTGCGTTCGGCCAGTTGCACGGCTTCTTCGGCAATGGCATCTTTATCCATCAAGCCTTCAACTTCCTGGTCGAGGAGAACTCCGCGTGCTTCTTTCACGGACATTTTACGATGCTTACTCTGCTGCGGCATAATGCGTTCAAACATGCCCTGCAGATCGACGTCCATCTGGTCCATGCCCATATTGGAAAAAACCTGCACGGGAGAGCTTTTCGGGTCGATCGAGATTTCGACTTCTTTCTCTTCGAGTGCCCCCTGGTTCAGCATTTTGCGAAACTTGTCGCGGGTTCGTTCGTAGCGTTCCGATGCGTTTTCTTCCTTACCTTCTTCGGTGGATTCAACGTAGGAAGCTTCCCATTCGGGTCGCGGAATCAACAGATCCAGCAGGCGTTCTTCCACACGGACTTTGGCTTTATCTACGACCTCCACGCGTTTGTTTTCACGGACCAGATTTTTAGCCGAGTCAACCAGGTCGCGGACCATGCTTTCCACATCGCGACCGTAATAACCCACTTCGGTATATTTGGTCGCTTCGACTTTGATGAAGGGTGCATTGATCAATTTCGCCAGCCGTCGTGTAATTTCGGTTTTCCCGACCCCCGTCGGCCCGATCATGATGATGTTTTTGGGCGTGATTTCATTCCGCAGTTCATCGGGGAGCTGCTGCCAGCGCCAGCGATTTCGCAGCGCGATGGCGACAGCGCGTTTCGCGTCATCCTGACCGACGATATGTTTATCCAGTTCCGCGACGATCTGTCGGGGTGTTAACTCTTGCACTGCAGCTCCTCCACGATGATATTATTATTCGTATAGATGTCGATATCTGATGCGATTCCCAGCGATGTTTTCACAATTTCCGCAGCCGACAGCTGGGAATGCCCAATCAGCGCCCGGGCTGCTGCCGTCGCAAAGTTGCCTCCGGAACCGATGCCGATGACTCCATCTGAGGGTACAACAACATCTCCCTGGCCGGTAATCAGTAGACTATGTTCGTCATTGACGACGATGATCAGTGCTTCCAGTTTTCGCAAGACGCGATCGGTGCGCCAGTCACGCGCCAGTTCAGTTGCCGCCCGCGGCATATTACCCGGGTAATCCCGGGCTTTGACTTCGAAGCGTTCCAGCAGAGAAAATGCATCGGCGGTCGAACCGGCAAAACCACAGATAACGTGGCCGTCGAGAATCTTGCGAATCTTGCGGGTATCGCTTTTCATGACAGTATCACCATGGGTCACCTGTCCATCTCCGCCGATGGCAACCTGACCGTTATGACGCACTGTTAATATCGTTGTGGAACGCCATTTCTTTTTATCTTTGGAACCCATATCTCTGATTTCATAAAAATAATTGCTGATGATTTGAATCTTTACCCTTCGCGGCAAGATACCATAGAACAGTCCCGGAAGACATGCAAGCTTATGCCGAGTGATTCAACGCTGACTCACTGTTCATTGTAACGTGTTTCAGATGATTGGAAACCAGCTGAATGGAATGCTTTTTCTCCCGAATACGCAACCTGCGATCATAGTCTTTCTGGAACGCGGTATTCAATCGCAGCCCGGTCGTATGTTTTTGTTCTGATGGGTGAGAAAACGTATTCCACAGCGGTTGAGATCAGAAAATCATCCATTTCGTGGACACAAGCTTGGCGTGGAAGCAAGGAAAATTCACGGATTCCTCCCTGTATTCGCTCATGCCTTGAACTCAAAAGATCGGGTTCAGGATCATTTTCAGCTAAAATATAAGCAGTCTGCACCGCCAACATCCAGGACATTATCCCCCTTAATAACAATGTCCACTCCGTGTTCTCGGTCCCACTTACAGACATAAGAGAATCCAACGGCCAGCGTATCGTTATGTAGTTGATGTATAGCATGTCATCTATCGCTTCCTTTCCAGTCAAGACTGTCATGTTCGCAACCCATTCTGGACCCGCTTTCTCATATTGAGACCTGATATCGCAATAATACCTGAATAATCCGGTGCGCACCAATTCGGCATAATGCGCATTCTCGCCGACGATACGCTTCCATAAGTCCACTTGAAGATAGTGAGGTGGTATTCGCTCCTCATCCTTCGTCTCTACGGGGTCTTCCATTTCCCTCCCGAGTGAACCAAGGTCCGCGACATGCCCTGACCAGTGGAACTCGTCCCACTCTAAGATCACATCTGTAAGCAATGTTGGTTTGTTATTCATACCTCTGACTAACGCTTGAATTAAATCGCGCCACGAAGCGGCGTCGGCTTGAATGAATTTTGTCAGGCCGCACCTTCTGCGCCATTTCTATGCTGCCCTCAGGACTGCGGGTCGAACCCAAAGCCGCGTAGCTCCTGGTCACAACGACAGGCCTTCGCCATGCGCGCGGCCCACGCGATGGCCTCCTCGCGCGACGGTAGTTCGAGTACCGTGAAGCCGCCATTGAGCGGAGGCGCCCACGAGTATCCTCCTGCGGCAAACGTGCCATCAGCCGAGACGAGCACCGGCGGGACTGCTTCGTCGATTACCGCGTGTGCGTCGCGACCAACCGCCTCCAGTTCGCCATCGGGTACGACCATCGCTGCGCCTGGAAATGGAAGACAGTCGTATGCGATGTTCTTTGCCGAACGCCACACTCGGTGGAAATTTGCGAACGCCAGTGTATAAATCTCTGTAGCAGCGCCTTGTCAGGAGCCATTCAACCACCCTTGCTCAACAGCATACTCTACCTTTGAAATAAACCACCCATATATTTCGTAATTTTCTTCCTCGATAAATTGATGCATTTTCAACACTTGATTCTTGTGTATTCCGTTATCCTGCCATGATCGACCTTCGCTATTGATGTTATGAAGAAAAGGCAACAAGCGATCAATCACTTTTAAGAGTTTCGCTTCCTTACTCTTTCCTGCCTCTTGTTCCTCCCAAAGTTCAATGATATTTCCTATAGGATTTCCTGGGTGCAAAGCAATTTTTTCTACACATTTGCGTTCTTCAATATGCGCATCACTTCTATTGGTACTGTAAAGAAAGGTATCTCCCGCTTCGATTTCACCAAGATCATGGAGTAACGCAAGCTTGATGAGCTTCGAAATGTCATAATCTTCCGGAAACAATTCTGCAAACGCCCAGCAGGCCATAGCTAAATGCCATGAATGCTCAGCCGAATTTTCCACTCGCTCGCCGCCATTGATGTAAGAGCGTCGATTTATCGACTTCAAAGCA
The sequence above is a segment of the Gimesia algae genome. Coding sequences within it:
- a CDS encoding tRNA dihydrouridine synthase codes for the protein MSMIQWSTTEAPEIQIGDRVLASRYFLAPLAGYTQHAFRVAIRELGGVGLCTTDLVLASHLLSGSRKSKALLTTSPADQPLTIQIFGGVTAELVAAARWLDQHGYAAVDLNMGCPMAKINGNGGGARIMCSPDAACQMVAEVVDAVSIPVTVKMRLGWDRDSITAPLLAREFEQAGVAAITVHGRTRNQGFGGTVDLEGIRQTVEAVQHIPVIGNGDVCTVEDAFRMRQQTGCAAVSIGRGAMLDPWIFRKISQVVQGEEPVSEPTREEQIQFLERHFTLMFQQHELFGCRLIRKFAAWYGARLGIPEDLEDRLRRLESDGEFQDIVEQIRLRHGERESSVPTALIKTPNGPVERW
- a CDS encoding HD domain-containing protein — its product is MSERISNISDFLLQLDALKSINRRSYINGGERVENSAEHSWHLAMACWAFAELFPEDYDISKLIKLALLHDLGEIEAGDTFLYSTNRSDAHIEERKCVEKIALHPGNPIGNIIELWEEQEAGKSKEAKLLKVIDRLLPFLHNINSEGRSWQDNGIHKNQVLKMHQFIEEENYEIYGWFISKVEYAVEQGWLNGS
- the hslV gene encoding ATP-dependent protease subunit HslV, encoding MGSKDKKKWRSTTILTVRHNGQVAIGGDGQVTHGDTVMKSDTRKIRKILDGHVICGFAGSTADAFSLLERFEVKARDYPGNMPRAATELARDWRTDRVLRKLEALIIVVNDEHSLLITGQGDVVVPSDGVIGIGSGGNFATAAARALIGHSQLSAAEIVKTSLGIASDIDIYTNNNIIVEELQCKS
- a CDS encoding Maf family protein, whose translation is MNLSRIILGSRSPRRKELLTQLLPETQIEVVPPADPEEAGFEQLHEWDAIQQQLISICTAKNEDVFQQRPADASVPILTADTIGVVKRETGDLVVLGQPPVESAWQETVKEWFLNDYAGRTHLVLTGVCLRYQQRVTIQIAETEVTFHDQEYVRERLDWYLSTQESRGKAGGYAIQGAGSIFVNRIEGSLSNVVGLPLETVFEMLNRSQTV
- a CDS encoding DUF1559 domain-containing protein, whose product is MQPRSKSALVHRTGFTLIELLVVIAIIAILIALLLPAVQQAREAARRSTCKNNVKQMGLALHNYHETHRSFPPGWVQPSTSASCQPSVTSPSGCKPGWGWGTMLLPFIDQANMYNALNVKSTQLVATPSPESKTTIPLFRCPSDTGSQLNSDRGGHATSNYKTIYGSRGTGTSINTSPHNAAGGNGSFWSNSNTRLRDLTDGASNTVLIGETARGRVGSITYNGGVWVGYYDNGKTASVVWKTENHSGSLINGTLAWAFSSQHTGGAHFLLGDGGVRFLSENIDGTTYENLGKISDGNVIGEF
- the hslU gene encoding ATP-dependent protease ATPase subunit HslU; amino-acid sequence: MQELTPRQIVAELDKHIVGQDDAKRAVAIALRNRWRWQQLPDELRNEITPKNIIMIGPTGVGKTEITRRLAKLINAPFIKVEATKYTEVGYYGRDVESMVRDLVDSAKNLVRENKRVEVVDKAKVRVEERLLDLLIPRPEWEASYVESTEEGKEENASERYERTRDKFRKMLNQGALEEKEVEISIDPKSSPVQVFSNMGMDQMDVDLQGMFERIMPQQSKHRKMSVKEARGVLLDQEVEGLMDKDAIAEEAVQLAERSGIVFIDELDKICTSEEGGSRGGDVSRQGVQRDLLPIVEGTTVQTRSGSVKTDYMLFIAAGAFHRTKPSDLMPELQGRFPIRVELQELTRDDFLRILTEPTSSITMQYQALLETEGVKIKFEQDGLEELAKIAFQVNQTTQNIGARRLHTILERLLEEVSFEAPDLKTKKIVIDAPYVQQKLHSIVEDEDLSKFIL
- a CDS encoding GEVED domain-containing protein yields the protein MMFTRTKRRHQPGRIGSFLNQLLKGRNKRLRNQRLNSFSNSYSTVEFLEDRTLLSATNALLNTTAYESPGAVQPALPDDDASSQPINQLNYKTPAQLNVQKAFSDEELHHMLNDPGQIDIPSNPLGFDTNENEDIFDNGDNNIPENAEHIDNFGTGQGDEFDVNVQGYLSNATTVNRTASFYFPEDNDSIPQANFTALSSGESISIRNATIGDGLNGSDGTGTGDFDFYEISGVKRGDIITALAEDVTQFNGLNTLVAIYSSSGTPLFATTTGGFVGTDSYLSYTALSDGTYYILVSSSSTGLPSDANDPTSGNGVGTASSAEGDYHLTIGLNATDVDYYSVDLEAGDILGANVFGAGQIVSLYQPDGTPIMRSSQYMTGLYPEDSPLPGDGNAAASFVAPTAGTYFISVSGNEGFYDLELRAFRPVLETQPEDSGAVQTLYIDFDGAEVDPSIFYDSLSSRTATLSSMDAFLSNWELSDTDEDVKNAVIDAIMATIKENFADIGANGNNGEYFDPDTDAVIGTPGDYGIRILNSRDNPGLDEFNTPHFTRVIVGGTINELGIGTLGIAESIDVGNFDTTETAVVLLDQLSSTDPGNQFSLNNVPRNFDTTMTELIGVAIGNIVSHEAGHLFGLFHTGIGFNSSPQLADHGGFTDVIGLSFGIANIIGIGNDGIFGTADDTTDVDFGTDLLTSPFSGTQDSINTLAFGLSTAANYGLDFGDAPSNYPTLLDDPNYVEGGARHTLGGGLTLGASVDYEVDGQTSLDALGDGADENGVTFLDARGNETTSIAAGDVNGRIRVNVSGSGYLQGWIDFNRDGVWDVSEQIFVDEFVTDGDNPLSFTVPTGSDFVVGETYARFRLSSVAGIGVAGLAPDGEVEDYQITLTEARDGEIVFDAVEYEAGNLIKITVTDGDLFGAGTVNVTVTSSGGDSETVVLTETVSGKFEGSIQSSPGTLVVGNGILEVVFGETITAAYADADSGEGQPGNFLDEFIPAGLLNGPRGLIFMSNPNGDENLFVSNGYENSDGTDHTVKRFDGETGNFIDDYIKSGGVDVPNGLVFDADYLYVTSSGSGEVLRYDRFLDDTLNGVFIGAHTVYPDGTEPLVPVVAPLSKPGSIVRNPTSGGNFYVADIGFTKGRVLEFGSDGSFIKELVTRTELNSRTPSGLAFDEANNTLFVSILESNEILRFDLDGNEIENTNGGAFIPAGTNGLANPRGLAIGPDGNLYVANGTTEGILRFDMTGSPVESGNYTFGKTIQLPYSLTFGPDNNLYVVDSDLGTVLRFAGPDGTETPIIKTITADIVAEFVDFGDAPESFPNLAVDPNGEGAQHAINDNGLHLGANVSDDLADPDQESPGAELDTYDDGILLSPIVAGDNAATVTIISSGSGFIDAWIDLNNDGDWNDPYEKILTRYAVVAGVNAVSFDISHAEVVTSTDTTQVAARFRLSSAGGLSATGKAADGEVEDYLVSVIPQNSIDLLDNDPNRPGKTALFITGTLANDNIFLSQTYGTNIIMVRINGVNKGEFAPTGGVYIWGLAGDDTITVDDTFYNRETMIFGGLGNDILQGGRGNDVLVGGDGHDTLEGGPDGFDILIGGKGLDYIRGHNEQLYTNYGSNGDILIGGSTVYDNGMTQLFAIYKEWISADPFGDRVNSVRTRVQNTAAGVNNIRLDSTTVFDDGELDRLYGAVARGDDWFLLDLGLDINNAGGNDIRE
- a CDS encoding YciI family protein; translated protein: MVVPDGELEAVGRDAHAVIDEAVPPVLVSADGTFAAGGYSWAPPLNGGFTVLELPSREEAIAWAARMAKACRCDQELRGFGFDPQS
- a CDS encoding zinc-ribbon domain-containing protein, with amino-acid sequence MNDDWESEYDTDYPDESDFDEETSTIVCPNCGADVYEEAPACPVCGEYIGVNTHPFSERPRWWVSLGILGVIATILVLIFLS